The Streptomyces sp. NBC_00306 sequence CCCTTCGCCGCCTTCTTCTCCTCCGCGTCCTCGATGACCGCCTCCGCCACCTGCTGCATCGACAGCCTGCGGTCCATCGAGGTCTTCTGGATCCAGCGGAACGCGGCCGGCTCCGTCAGGCCGTACTGCGTCTGCAGAATGCTCTTCGCACGGTCCACCAGCTTGCGCGTCTCCAGCCGCTGCGAGAGGTCCGCGACCTCCTTCTCCAGCGCCTTCAGCTCCGTGAAGCGGGACACCGCCATCTCGATTGCGGGGACCACGTCGCTCTTGCTGAACGGCTTCACCAGGTACGCCATCGCGCCCGCGTCCCTGGCCCGCTCCACGAGGTCGCGCTGCGAGAACGCGGTCAGCATCAGCACCGGCGCGATGGACTCCTCGGCGA is a genomic window containing:
- a CDS encoding ANTAR domain-containing response regulator; translation: MTAPDSPQPPTDDDASHVPPLTTRVVIAEDEALIRLDLKEMLEEEGYAVVGEAGDGQRAVELAREHRPDLVILDVKMPVLDGISAAEKIAEESIAPVLMLTAFSQRDLVERARDAGAMAYLVKPFSKSDVVPAIEMAVSRFTELKALEKEVADLSQRLETRKLVDRAKSILQTQYGLTEPAAFRWIQKTSMDRRLSMQQVAEAVIEDAEEKKAAKGQ